One genomic region from Streptomyces sp. NBC_00582 encodes:
- a CDS encoding bifunctional aldolase/short-chain dehydrogenase translates to MSPHPEAAALLARSHRLGADPRNTNYAGGNASAKGTDTDPVTGGEVELMWVKGSGGDLGTLTESGLAVLRLDRLRGLVDVYPGVEREDEMVAAFDYCLHGKGGAAPSIDTAMHGLVDAAHVDHLHPDSGIALACAADGEKLTAECFGDSVAWVPWRRPGFQLGLDIAAIKAANPQAIGVVLGGHGITAWGDSAEECERNSLHIIRTAEAFLAERGKAEPFGPVIEGYEALAEGERRERAAALAPYVRAVASQDRPQVGHFDDSETVLDFVARAEHPRLAALGTSCPDHFLRTKVRPLVLDLAPSAPLDEAIARLKELHTAYREEYSAYYRRHAEPDSPALRGADPAIVLVPGVGMFSFGKDKQTARVAGEFYLNAINVMRGAEAVSSYAPIEEREKFRIEYWALEEAKLQRMPKPKALATRVALVTGAGSGIGRAIAHRLVAEGACVVVADLNGENAAQVAEELGGPDRAVAVTVDVTDEEQIAGAFKAAALAFGGVDLVVNNAGISISKPLLETSAKDWDLQHDIMARGSFLVSREAARVMIAQGLGGDIVYIASKNAVFAGPNNIAYSATKADQAHQVRLLAAELGEHGIRVNGVNPDGVVRGSGIFAGGWGAQRAAVYGVEEEKLGEFYAQRTILKREVLPEHVANAVFALTGGELTHTTGLHIPVDAGVAAAFLR, encoded by the coding sequence ATGTCACCGCACCCCGAAGCCGCCGCCCTCCTCGCGCGGTCGCACCGACTCGGTGCTGATCCCCGTAATACGAACTACGCCGGCGGCAACGCGTCCGCCAAGGGCACCGACACCGACCCCGTCACCGGTGGGGAGGTCGAGCTGATGTGGGTGAAGGGGTCGGGAGGCGACCTCGGCACGCTCACCGAGAGCGGGCTCGCCGTGCTGCGGCTGGACCGGCTGCGGGGGCTCGTCGACGTCTACCCGGGGGTCGAGCGCGAGGACGAGATGGTCGCCGCGTTCGACTACTGCCTGCACGGCAAGGGCGGGGCCGCCCCGTCCATCGACACCGCCATGCACGGGCTCGTCGACGCCGCGCACGTCGATCATCTGCACCCGGACTCCGGTATCGCGCTGGCCTGTGCCGCCGACGGGGAGAAGCTGACCGCCGAGTGCTTCGGGGACAGCGTGGCGTGGGTGCCGTGGCGGCGGCCCGGGTTCCAGCTCGGGCTGGACATCGCCGCGATCAAGGCCGCCAACCCGCAGGCCATCGGGGTCGTCCTGGGCGGGCACGGGATCACCGCCTGGGGCGACAGCGCCGAGGAGTGCGAGCGCAACTCCCTGCACATCATCCGGACCGCGGAGGCGTTCCTCGCCGAGCGGGGGAAGGCCGAGCCCTTCGGGCCCGTCATCGAGGGGTACGAGGCACTGGCCGAGGGTGAGCGCCGGGAGCGGGCCGCCGCGCTCGCGCCGTATGTGCGGGCCGTCGCCTCGCAGGACCGGCCGCAGGTCGGGCACTTCGACGACTCCGAGACCGTCCTCGACTTCGTGGCGCGCGCCGAGCATCCCCGGCTCGCCGCACTGGGGACGTCGTGCCCGGACCACTTCCTGCGGACCAAGGTACGGCCGCTGGTGCTGGACCTGGCGCCGAGCGCTCCGCTCGACGAGGCGATCGCCCGGCTGAAGGAGCTGCACACCGCCTACCGGGAGGAGTACTCCGCCTACTACCGGCGGCATGCCGAGCCCGACTCCCCCGCCCTGCGCGGCGCCGACCCGGCCATCGTGCTGGTGCCCGGCGTGGGCATGTTCTCCTTCGGCAAGGACAAGCAGACCGCTCGGGTGGCCGGCGAGTTCTACCTCAACGCGATCAACGTGATGCGAGGCGCCGAGGCGGTGTCGTCGTACGCGCCGATCGAGGAGCGGGAGAAGTTCCGCATCGAGTACTGGGCGCTGGAGGAGGCCAAGCTCCAGCGGATGCCGAAGCCGAAGGCGCTGGCCACCCGGGTGGCGCTGGTGACCGGGGCGGGCAGCGGGATCGGCAGGGCCATCGCGCACCGGCTGGTCGCCGAGGGGGCGTGTGTCGTCGTCGCCGACCTGAACGGGGAGAACGCCGCTCAGGTCGCCGAGGAGCTCGGCGGGCCGGACAGGGCCGTCGCCGTCACCGTCGACGTGACGGACGAGGAGCAGATCGCCGGGGCCTTCAAGGCGGCCGCGCTCGCCTTCGGCGGGGTCGATCTCGTCGTCAACAACGCCGGGATCTCCATCTCGAAGCCGCTGCTGGAGACCTCCGCGAAGGACTGGGACCTCCAGCACGACATCATGGCGCGGGGGTCGTTCCTGGTGTCGCGCGAGGCGGCCCGGGTGATGATCGCGCAGGGGCTGGGCGGGGACATCGTCTACATCGCCTCGAAGAACGCCGTGTTCGCCGGGCCCAACAACATCGCCTACTCCGCCACCAAGGCCGACCAGGCCCACCAGGTGCGGCTGCTCGCGGCCGAGCTGGGTGAGCACGGGATCCGGGTCAACGGTGTCAATCCGGACGGGGTGGTGCGGGGATCGGGGATCTTCGCCGGCGGATGGGGCGCCCAGCGGGCCGCCGTGTACGGGGTCGAGGAGGAGAAGCTGGGCGAGTTCTACGCGCAGCGGACCATCCTCAAGCGGGAGGTGCTGCCGGAGCACGTCGCGAACGCCGTCTTCGCGCTCACGGGTGGCGAGCTGACCCACACCACCGGTCTGCACATCCCGGTCGACGCGGGTGTGGCTGCCGCGTTCCTCCGGTGA
- a CDS encoding rhamnulokinase: MSAHVKSYAAVDLGASSGRVMVGRVGPDSLELAEAHRFANRPVRVPEGLRWDVLSLYAGVLDGLRAAGQVDSVGIDSWAVDHGLLDGDGALLGNPVHYRDARTEGIAEKVWATVPASELYAATGIQYAPFNTLYQLVAARGTRQFAHAERLLLIPDLLAYWLTGEQGTELTNASTTQLIDPRTRTWSYDLAARLGIDLDLFAPLRQPGDPAGVLRAGVLEETGLTGPVPVTAVGSHDTASAVAAVPATGERFAYICTGTWSLAGLELDAPVLTEESRAANFTNELGLDGTVRYLRNIMGLWLLQECVRAWGDPDLGVLLREAAAAPALRSVVDAGDAAFLAPGRMPERIAEACRASGQPVPGTRGEITRCILDSLALAHRRAIEEAQRLAGHPVDVVHIVGGGTRNALLCQLTADACGLPVVAGPTEAAALGNVLVQARAHGLVGDRAAMRRLLARTQPLTRYEPQGGTGRWREAQDRLAAR, translated from the coding sequence GTGAGCGCGCACGTGAAGTCGTACGCCGCGGTCGATCTCGGCGCGTCCAGCGGACGGGTCATGGTCGGCCGCGTGGGGCCGGACTCGCTGGAGCTGGCGGAGGCGCACCGGTTCGCCAACCGTCCGGTGCGGGTCCCGGAGGGGCTGCGGTGGGATGTGCTGTCCCTGTACGCCGGTGTCCTGGACGGACTGCGCGCCGCGGGGCAGGTCGACTCCGTCGGGATCGACAGCTGGGCCGTGGACCACGGGCTGCTGGACGGCGACGGGGCCCTGCTCGGCAATCCGGTGCACTACCGGGACGCGCGGACCGAGGGGATCGCGGAGAAGGTGTGGGCCACGGTGCCCGCTTCCGAGCTGTATGCGGCGACCGGTATCCAGTACGCGCCCTTCAACACCCTGTACCAGCTCGTCGCCGCCCGCGGGACACGTCAGTTCGCCCACGCCGAGCGACTGCTGCTCATCCCCGATCTGCTGGCCTACTGGCTGACCGGCGAGCAGGGCACCGAGCTGACCAACGCCTCCACCACCCAGCTGATCGATCCCCGGACGCGGACGTGGTCGTACGATCTCGCCGCGCGGCTGGGCATCGACCTCGACCTGTTCGCGCCGCTGCGGCAGCCCGGTGATCCCGCCGGGGTGCTGCGGGCCGGGGTGCTGGAGGAGACCGGGCTGACCGGTCCCGTGCCCGTGACCGCCGTCGGCTCGCACGACACGGCCTCCGCGGTGGCGGCCGTGCCGGCGACCGGGGAGCGGTTCGCCTACATCTGCACCGGCACCTGGTCCCTGGCCGGTCTGGAGCTGGACGCGCCGGTGCTCACCGAGGAGAGCCGGGCCGCCAACTTCACCAACGAGCTGGGTCTGGACGGCACGGTCCGGTACCTGCGCAACATCATGGGGCTCTGGCTGCTCCAGGAGTGCGTACGGGCCTGGGGCGACCCCGATCTGGGGGTGCTGCTGCGGGAGGCGGCCGCCGCGCCGGCGCTGCGGTCGGTCGTGGACGCGGGGGACGCCGCGTTCCTCGCGCCCGGGCGGATGCCGGAGCGGATCGCCGAGGCGTGCCGGGCCTCCGGACAGCCGGTGCCCGGGACCCGCGGCGAGATCACGCGCTGCATCCTCGACTCGCTCGCCCTCGCCCATCGACGCGCGATCGAGGAGGCCCAGCGGCTCGCCGGGCATCCCGTCGACGTCGTGCACATCGTCGGGGGCGGCACCCGCAACGCGCTGCTGTGCCAGCTCACCGCCGACGCCTGCGGGCTGCCGGTGGTGGCCGGTCCGACGGAGGCCGCCGCCCTGGGCAACGTCCTGGTGCAGGCGCGGGCACACGGGCTGGTCGGCGACCGTGCCGCCATGCGGCGCCTGCTCGCCCGTACCCAGCCGCTGACGCGCTACGAGCCGCAGGGCGGCACCGGGCGCTGGCGCGAGGCGCAGGACCGGCTCGCCGCACGGTGA
- a CDS encoding (Fe-S)-binding protein, whose translation MRVALFLTCVNDTLYPDTGRAVVKLLTRLGVEVDFPMAQTCCGQAHYNTGYRHEAEPLARHFSDVFGEYEAIVTPSGSCGAMVRELYPRMGERARAEGRGGGLATALAPVVPKTYELTEFLVDVLGVTDVGAYYPHTVTYHPTCHGLRGLGLGDRPRRLLEAVRGLELVELPGAEECCGFGGTFALKNSDVSAAMGADKVRNAEATGAEVLCAADNSCLMHIGGTMTRLKAGLRPVHLAEILASTEEEPAV comes from the coding sequence ATGCGTGTCGCACTGTTCCTGACCTGTGTCAACGACACGCTCTATCCGGACACCGGCCGCGCCGTGGTGAAACTGCTGACCAGACTGGGTGTCGAGGTCGACTTCCCGATGGCGCAGACCTGCTGCGGCCAGGCCCACTACAACACCGGCTACCGCCATGAGGCCGAACCGCTCGCCCGGCATTTCTCCGATGTCTTCGGGGAGTACGAGGCGATCGTGACCCCTTCGGGATCGTGCGGGGCGATGGTACGGGAGCTGTATCCGCGGATGGGTGAGCGGGCGCGGGCGGAAGGGCGCGGGGGCGGACTGGCCACGGCGCTGGCACCGGTCGTGCCGAAGACGTACGAGCTGACCGAGTTCCTCGTGGACGTGCTCGGGGTGACGGACGTCGGCGCCTACTACCCGCACACCGTGACCTATCACCCGACCTGTCACGGGCTGCGCGGGCTGGGGCTCGGGGACCGGCCGAGGCGGCTCCTCGAGGCGGTCCGGGGGCTCGAGCTGGTGGAGCTGCCGGGCGCGGAGGAGTGCTGCGGTTTCGGCGGCACGTTCGCGCTGAAGAACTCCGACGTGTCGGCAGCGATGGGCGCGGACAAGGTGCGCAACGCCGAGGCGACCGGCGCCGAGGTGCTGTGCGCGGCCGACAACTCGTGTCTGATGCACATCGGCGGGACCATGACCCGGCTCAAGGCGGGTCTGCGGCCGGTGCACCTCGCGGAGATCCTGGCGAGCACGGAGGAGGAGCCGGCCGTATGA